The following is a genomic window from Pectobacterium carotovorum.
TGTCGTCAACCGACAGACCCAGCGTTTGTTTCGCGGCGGCCAACTGCTCACGCGGTACCAGCGTAAACGCCTTGCCTGAAGATAACGCGCTGTACAGCGCGCCTGTCGCTTTCGCGATCGGCAGGGAGCCGTTGGTGTTGTTTTTCACACTATCCACCAGCAGTATGCTGCCCGGCGTGACGCCATCGGCTTTCAGCATCTGCGCCACCAGCGGATTAATACTGGCTTCCCAGTTCAGCGTCTGGATTTTCGGCGGTTGCGGTACTGATTCCCCCGGCGGCGGCGTTGGCGTGGTCGGCACTTGCGGCTCAACGGGCTCAATAGTCGCAGGCGGTTCAGTCGGTTCCGGTGGACGGCTAGGGCACCCTGTTAGTACCAATGCCGCCAGTATCACCCCTAGGTACTTTTTCATATTCTCTCTCTCAGCACACCATTACAAAAACAGATGAAGACGGACCTGACGCGCAGTAGGACTGCTGCGCGTTGAAAAAACGGTCATTTCCGTCTGTGGCGGGATTTCAATGGACTGCACTTCTTCGAACGGCAGAACGTCCAGCCCGTTTTCATCATACCAATAGAAACGGTAATGCACGGTCACCGCGTGTGAAGCGTCGTTGCTGACGACGGAAGAAGCACGCAGCCGGCCATTTTCTGAATCCAGTGAAGGATTCCCCGCCGTAATGCCCGCAGACAGCACGGGAGCATCCAATACCAGCGTTTGCCGTTCATTAATGGTCAGTACCTTTGGTGCGCTACAGCCCGCTACCAGCCCGACCATCAAACACGCGGACAGAAAAAGCATCGGATTACGCATGATGTTCTCGCATAATGGTTTTCTCGCACGATAGTCTAACCATGACCAACGAACCTCGCTCTATAGAATCTGGTTCTATAAGATCTAGTTCGCCAGCAAAGGCCCTAATGCGCGGCCACCCAACAGATGCATGTGGATGTGATAAACCTCCTGCCCACCGTGTCGGTTGCAGTTAATGATCAAACGATAGCCGTCATCTGCAATACCTTCCTGCTGTGCAATCTTCGCCGCAACCGTCACCATACGTCCCAGTGCCGCCTCGTGCTCAGGCACCGTATCGTTAACGGTCGGGATCAAGACATTCGGGATAATCAGAATATGGGTTGGCGTGCGGGGAGCAATGTCACGGAAGGCGGTGACCAGTTCATCCTGATAGACGATATCGGCAGGGATTTCCCGACGGATGATTTTACTAAAAATGGTTTCTTCAGCCATGATTGATTTCCTTGTTAAAGCTGGCATTGAACGACGTCATGTAGGCAGTATGAGTGACATATTCCATTTCTTTCAACCTTCTTCGTCTATTTCTGGTGCGGTTGGTCAAAATACGACACCCAGAAAAATGATTGGCACGCTAGCCTTATAATGGAAAATGCGCGTTTGTTGCGACCATAAAAAAAGGGGCTTTCGCCCCTTTTTACCACTCCCCAACAACACATCAGTGGTTACGGATGTAGTCGTCCATATCGGTTTTCAGGTTGTCGGATTTAGTACCGAAAATGGCCTGAACGCCGGAACCTGCTACAACCACGCCCGCTGCGCCCAGTTTTTTCAGGCCAGCCTGATCAACTTTAGCCACATCACCTACGCTAACACGCAGACGGGTGATGCACGCATCCAGGTTAGTGATGTTTTCTTTACCACCAAACGCGCTAACCAGTGCAGCAGCCATTTCAGTGCTGTCCTGTGACGCTTGCTCGGAGGAGCTATCTTCACGGCCTGGCGTTTTCAAGTTCAGTTTCGCAATCAGAACACGGAAGATGGTGTAGTAAATCAGCGCATAGCACAGACCCACAATCGGGAACAGCCACAGGTTGCTACCGTTACCGCTCAGTACCACGAAGTCGATCAGACCGTGAGAGAAGCTCGTACCATCGCGCATACCCAGCAGGATACAGATTGGGAACGCCAGACCCGCCAGAATCGCATGGATCACATACAGGATCGGCGCAACAAACATGAATGAGAATTCAATCGGCTCAGTGATACCCGTCAGGAACGAGGTCAGCGCCGCAGAGATCATGATGCCGCCCACTTTCGCACGGTTTTCTGGCTTAGCTGAGTGCCAGATAGCAATCGCAGCAGCCGGCAGACCGTACATTTTAAACAGGAAGCCGCCGGACAGTTTACCCGCAGTCGGGTCACCAGCAATGTAACGAGGGATATCACCGTGGAAAACCTGACCCGCCGCATTGGTGAACTCACCAACCTGCATTTGGAAAGGTACGTTCCAGATATGGTGCAAACCAAACGGTACCAGAGAACGTTCAACGACCCCATAGATACCGAATGCCAACATCGGGTTCTCATTTGCTGCCCAATGTGAAAACGTTTGGATAGCGCTACCGACCGGTGGCCATATGAAAGACAACACCGCACCGGTAACAATCGCCGTCAGACCGGAAATAATCGGCACAAAACGTTTACCGGCAAAGAAGCCCAGATACTCAGGCAGTTGAATGCGGTAGAAGCGATTAAACATATACGCGGCAATCGCACCGGCAATGATCCCGCCCAGAACACCGGTATCCGCCAGGTGCTTCGCAGTAATCTCGGCAGCCGGTAGATTAAGAACCAGCGGCGCAATCGCAGCCATGGTTTTCACCATGATGCCATAAGCGACCACTGCCGCCAGTGCGGAAACACCGTCGTTATTGGTGAAGCCCAGAGCAACACCGATAGCAAAAATCAGCGGCATGTTGGCAAACACCGAGTCACCGGCCTGTGCCATGACGCTGGAGACAATTTCAGGCAACCAGCTAAAATTGGCCGAACCGACACCCAGCAGAATACCTGCAATAGGGAGTACGGATACGGGCAGCATTAGCGACTTACCTACTTTTTGCAGGTTTGCGAATGCATTCTTGAACATAATTGAGTGTGCTCCTGAGTAATAGTGCTTTTACTTCTGATACTTCATATATGCAAAGACGGGGAGGATGGCCTTTGCGAGTTGGGGTGTCTTAGCCCCCTTTAATTTTTACGCAGAGTAAAATAAATAGCGCCCACAATGTTTGATTGCTATCACGTTTCCACAAGCCAACAGGCTGAGATCGAACAGATATTGCACTTTTCTGTGATGTATCGCTGAAAAACACGTCCCCCTGAAGAGGAAAAACCTAATCAAGGGGATGATGAAGCGCTATTAATTACACGGATAAAAAAAACTCGGCTATTTTCAGCCACTATTGCGCAGCGGTCAACCGAGTCGGATCGATGTGAAACAGGCGGGAGAAGTTTTCTGTCGTGGCGGCCGCGAGGGTTTCCAGCGATGTGCCTTTCAGCACGGCAAGGTATTCCGCGACATCACGCACATACGCAGGCTGGTTTTCCTGACCTCGGAACGGGACAGGCGCGAGCCAAGGGGAATCCGTTTCAATCAGCATCCGATCCAGCGGCACATAACGTGCGACGTCACGCAGTTCCTCTGCATTACGGAACGTCACGATGCCAGAAAACGAGATGTAGAACCCCATATCCAGCAGCGCTTTTGCCGTCGCCAAATTTTCCGTAAAGCAGTGCAGAACACCGCTGCATTTCTCCGCCTGTTCCTCGCGCAGAATCGCCAACGTATCTTCACGGGCGGCACGGGTATGCACGATGACCGGTTTATTCAGGTCATTGCCAATACGAATATGTTCACGAAACGATTCTTGCTGCTGGGCTTTCGTCTCTTGCTGATAGAAATAATCCAGACCCGTTTCCCCCATCGCCACCACGCGGCTGGCGCTGGCTAACTCACGCAGCTCCGCATAGTCATAGGGGGCTTCCTGATTAAGCGGATGAACGCCGCAGGAAAACGCCACGTTATCGCGCTCGCCGATTAACTCTACCATGGCACGATAGCCAGGCAACGTAGTCGCCACCGCCAGCAGGAAGCCGACATCGCGACGTTTCGCTTTCTCCAGTACGTCGGAGACATCTTTATGCAATGACTGATAATCCAGACCGTCAAGATGACAGTGGGAATCCACTAACAACATGATATTTACTCGATAGTAATTAAATAGAAAAAGGGTGGCTGTCGCGCTTAACCGATGAAGCAAACGTGCGTTCCCCATCAAGCAGGCGTTCCGTCAGCAATAGCTCACGATTGACACCCGTGACGGTCAGCAATTTTTGTCGGCAGGCCAGCCACTGTTGCAGCTCATACTGCAAATGTGCGGCAGGCTCGCGCGCCAGACGCTCAACCAGTTCTATCTGATCCTGATTCACCCAATGCTCGCTCGCCCCCCGCTGCCATTTCATGGCATCCAACAGTAGCGCGGCCAGCCAGTGAATGCGGACATCTGCATCGTCATGATTCAGCGGCGAAATCATCGAAAGCTGATCCCGTGAAGTCAACGCGGCAGAAAATGCCTGACATAACCCAATACGCTGCTTCCACTGATCTGGCTGTAATAGCGCCTCGGCGGCTAGCGGCGCACCCGATTGCAATCTCAATGCCGTGCGCAATGCCTTGCTGTCATGACGATGGCGGGCATTCAGCCACAGCACGCTCTGCGTCTCACTCGGGACATCCAGATAGTGATACAGGCAGCGGCTGCGCAATGTTGCCAACAGCCGGGCCGGTTCACGGCAGCCAAATAAAAAGAAGGTATTCTGTGGCGGTTCTTCCAGCGTTTTCAGCAGTGCATTCGCAGCTGCTTCTGTCAGTTGCTCAGCGGCAGCCAGCCAGATCACTTTTGCGCCGCCTTGTCGAGAGTGTTGATACACTTTTTCCACGACATCACGCACCGGATCGACGCCCAGACTCTGCTTGCCTTTCTCCGGGCTTAACACATGCCAGTCTGGGTGTGTTCCCGCCGTCATCAGGTTGCAGGAATGGCACTGGCCGCAGCTTTTCATCCCATCAGGCCGCTGGCAAATCAGCCAACGGCTCAGCGCATAAATCAGCGATTCATCGCCCATGCCCGGCAACGCATGCAGTA
Proteins encoded in this region:
- the ptsG gene encoding PTS glucose transporter subunit IIBC, with product MFKNAFANLQKVGKSLMLPVSVLPIAGILLGVGSANFSWLPEIVSSVMAQAGDSVFANMPLIFAIGVALGFTNNDGVSALAAVVAYGIMVKTMAAIAPLVLNLPAAEITAKHLADTGVLGGIIAGAIAAYMFNRFYRIQLPEYLGFFAGKRFVPIISGLTAIVTGAVLSFIWPPVGSAIQTFSHWAANENPMLAFGIYGVVERSLVPFGLHHIWNVPFQMQVGEFTNAAGQVFHGDIPRYIAGDPTAGKLSGGFLFKMYGLPAAAIAIWHSAKPENRAKVGGIMISAALTSFLTGITEPIEFSFMFVAPILYVIHAILAGLAFPICILLGMRDGTSFSHGLIDFVVLSGNGSNLWLFPIVGLCYALIYYTIFRVLIAKLNLKTPGREDSSSEQASQDSTEMAAALVSAFGGKENITNLDACITRLRVSVGDVAKVDQAGLKKLGAAGVVVAGSGVQAIFGTKSDNLKTDMDDYIRNH
- the hinT gene encoding purine nucleoside phosphoramidase gives rise to the protein MAEETIFSKIIRREIPADIVYQDELVTAFRDIAPRTPTHILIIPNVLIPTVNDTVPEHEAALGRMVTVAAKIAQQEGIADDGYRLIINCNRHGGQEVYHIHMHLLGGRALGPLLAN
- a CDS encoding metal-dependent hydrolase, with the translated sequence MLLVDSHCHLDGLDYQSLHKDVSDVLEKAKRRDVGFLLAVATTLPGYRAMVELIGERDNVAFSCGVHPLNQEAPYDYAELRELASASRVVAMGETGLDYFYQQETKAQQQESFREHIRIGNDLNKPVIVHTRAAREDTLAILREEQAEKCSGVLHCFTENLATAKALLDMGFYISFSGIVTFRNAEELRDVARYVPLDRMLIETDSPWLAPVPFRGQENQPAYVRDVAEYLAVLKGTSLETLAAATTENFSRLFHIDPTRLTAAQ
- a CDS encoding YcfL family protein, with the protein product MRNPMLFLSACLMVGLVAGCSAPKVLTINERQTLVLDAPVLSAGITAGNPSLDSENGRLRASSVVSNDASHAVTVHYRFYWYDENGLDVLPFEEVQSIEIPPQTEMTVFSTRSSPTARQVRLHLFL
- the lpoB gene encoding penicillin-binding protein activator LpoB: MKKYLGVILAALVLTGCPSRPPEPTEPPATIEPVEPQVPTTPTPPPGESVPQPPKIQTLNWEASINPLVAQMLKADGVTPGSILLVDSVKNNTNGSLPIAKATGALYSALSSGKAFTLVPREQLAAAKQTLGLSVDDSLGSRSKAIGLARYVSAQYVLYSDVSGDVKSPQIDMQLMLVQTGEIVWSGNGAVQH
- the holB gene encoding DNA polymerase III subunit delta' — translated: MEWYPWLNASYRQLVGQYQAGRGHHAVLLHALPGMGDESLIYALSRWLICQRPDGMKSCGQCHSCNLMTAGTHPDWHVLSPEKGKQSLGVDPVRDVVEKVYQHSRQGGAKVIWLAAAEQLTEAAANALLKTLEEPPQNTFFLFGCREPARLLATLRSRCLYHYLDVPSETQSVLWLNARHRHDSKALRTALRLQSGAPLAAEALLQPDQWKQRIGLCQAFSAALTSRDQLSMISPLNHDDADVRIHWLAALLLDAMKWQRGASEHWVNQDQIELVERLAREPAAHLQYELQQWLACRQKLLTVTGVNRELLLTERLLDGERTFASSVKRDSHPFSI